One genomic window of Psychrobacter cibarius includes the following:
- a CDS encoding tetratricopeptide repeat protein, giving the protein MKLLKAALFTALFSCAGLANAELISNVPLDTSRFELMPVSELSNRAAQGNDHAQFYLAKRLQKGEGIAKNTQQAIQWYTKAAQQGVAPAQLNLAIMYLRGEGVQPNLQQAKVWLEKAAMRGDNRASYTLALLDEKQKNLVDAYKWYDLAARDGMLDEKVRNKARGKIGQLALNLSSSDIASARSKADTWFQSK; this is encoded by the coding sequence ATGAAATTATTAAAAGCTGCGTTGTTTACTGCCTTATTTTCTTGTGCAGGTCTAGCAAACGCTGAGTTAATATCAAACGTGCCACTTGATACGTCACGTTTTGAGCTAATGCCAGTTAGTGAGCTGTCTAACCGCGCTGCCCAAGGTAACGATCACGCTCAGTTTTATTTAGCCAAGCGCTTACAGAAAGGCGAAGGCATTGCAAAAAATACCCAACAGGCTATTCAGTGGTATACCAAAGCGGCTCAGCAAGGCGTTGCCCCTGCTCAGTTGAATCTTGCCATCATGTACTTGCGCGGTGAAGGTGTGCAGCCTAATTTGCAACAAGCGAAAGTTTGGTTAGAAAAAGCGGCAATGCGCGGCGATAACCGTGCCAGCTATACGCTTGCATTGCTCGATGAAAAGCAAAAAAATCTCGTCGATGCTTATAAATGGTACGATTTGGCTGCCCGTGATGGTATGCTTGATGAAAAAGTACGTAATAAAGCACGCGGTAAAATCGGTCAGTTGGCATTGAACTTATCAAGCTCAGATATCGCTAGCGCCCGCAGCAAAGCGGATACTTGGTTCCAGAGTAAGTAA
- the metW gene encoding methionine biosynthesis protein MetW, which yields MRMDHQLAERWIAPHSHVLDLGCGNGELLAHLQQNRGVTGYGLEIDEEKINDGIAKGLSIIEQDLNDGLARFADNSFDTVVMARALQAVKSPDVLLLDMLRVAREAVITFPNFAHWQNRIHLGLKGMMPVSEALPYEWYNTPNIHLCTFKDFEQLCAQHDIHIVNRFAVSDSEKGHTPLMKALIRQAPNLLADVAIYRVTKQKPE from the coding sequence ATGAGAATGGATCATCAATTGGCTGAGCGCTGGATTGCGCCGCACTCACATGTACTGGACTTGGGCTGCGGCAATGGTGAGTTACTCGCGCATTTACAACAAAATCGCGGCGTGACGGGATATGGGCTAGAGATTGACGAAGAAAAAATCAATGATGGCATCGCCAAAGGCTTATCCATCATCGAGCAAGATCTGAACGATGGTCTGGCACGTTTCGCTGATAACAGTTTCGACACCGTCGTCATGGCACGGGCGCTGCAAGCGGTCAAATCGCCTGATGTGCTCTTACTTGACATGCTACGTGTTGCCCGCGAAGCCGTCATTACCTTCCCCAATTTTGCCCATTGGCAAAACCGCATTCATTTAGGGCTTAAAGGGATGATGCCCGTTTCAGAGGCATTGCCTTATGAGTGGTATAACACCCCAAACATTCATCTGTGTACGTTTAAAGATTTTGAGCAGCTTTGTGCACAGCATGATATTCATATCGTCAACCGCTTTGCCGTCAGCGATTCTGAAAAAGGTCATACGCCACTTATGAAAGCATTGATACGCCAAGCACCCAACCTATTGGCAGACGTCGCTATCTATCGTGTCACCAAACAAAAACCTGAATAA
- a CDS encoding homoserine O-acetyltransferase — protein sequence MDSVGSVGIITPQIFHFAEPLTLECNRTLPSFDLIIETYGTLNSDKSNAVLICHALSGSHHAAGFHSDDDKKAGWWDNMIGPNKAIDTNRFYVVCVNNIGSCFGSTGPTTINPDSNEPQVYGPDFPLVTIKDWVKTQAMLSDRLGIDVWHAIVGGSMGGMQALQWSVDYPNRLKRCVVIASTPKLSAQNIAFNEVARQSILSDPDFKEGRYLQAGTYPRRGLILARMVGHITYLTDDAMKAKFGRDLKSGKFMYGYDVEFQVESYLRYQGERFSENFDANTYLLMTKALDYFDPTRDYPSAVATNAIESAAQLKDSIATSVESSKQSTQHALEDTVATIDESEQNRQQELSALKAAFAHTQCQYLVVSFTTDWRFAPERSQEIVDALMATGKPVSYINVDAPHGHDSFLFDIPRYMGAVRGFLTAPFITDSKSKQPAKSTNQNSQQKAGARS from the coding sequence GTGGACTCAGTCGGTTCAGTCGGAATTATCACGCCTCAGATTTTTCATTTCGCTGAGCCGTTGACGTTAGAATGTAATCGTACTTTGCCATCGTTTGATTTAATCATCGAAACGTATGGCACACTAAATAGCGACAAATCAAACGCGGTACTCATTTGCCACGCCCTATCCGGCAGTCATCACGCGGCAGGTTTCCATAGCGATGATGATAAAAAGGCTGGCTGGTGGGACAATATGATTGGCCCTAATAAAGCGATCGACACCAATCGGTTTTATGTCGTATGTGTCAACAACATCGGCAGCTGTTTCGGCTCTACTGGTCCGACAACGATTAATCCAGATAGCAATGAACCGCAAGTTTATGGTCCCGACTTTCCGCTCGTCACTATTAAGGATTGGGTAAAAACCCAAGCGATGCTCTCAGATCGTCTCGGTATTGACGTTTGGCACGCCATTGTTGGTGGCTCAATGGGTGGTATGCAGGCGCTGCAATGGTCAGTTGACTATCCAAATCGGTTAAAACGCTGCGTGGTCATTGCCAGCACGCCAAAGCTCTCAGCACAGAATATCGCCTTTAACGAAGTGGCGCGGCAGTCCATTTTATCCGACCCTGATTTTAAAGAGGGACGTTACTTACAAGCAGGCACCTACCCTCGTCGCGGGCTAATATTGGCTCGGATGGTTGGCCATATCACCTATTTGACCGATGATGCGATGAAGGCAAAGTTTGGTCGTGATTTAAAATCTGGCAAATTTATGTATGGCTACGATGTTGAATTCCAAGTGGAAAGCTATTTACGCTATCAAGGCGAGCGCTTTAGCGAAAATTTCGATGCCAATACTTATTTGCTCATGACCAAAGCTTTAGATTATTTTGATCCAACACGTGATTATCCATCAGCCGTGGCAACAAACGCTATAGAATCAGCAGCACAGCTTAAGGACTCGATTGCCACATCAGTGGAATCTAGTAAACAAAGCACGCAGCATGCGTTAGAAGATACGGTGGCAACGATAGATGAGAGTGAGCAGAATCGCCAACAAGAGCTGTCTGCGCTCAAAGCGGCCTTTGCCCATACACAATGCCAATACCTAGTGGTCTCATTTACCACGGATTGGCGCTTTGCACCGGAGCGCTCACAAGAGATTGTCGATGCGCTGATGGCGACTGGCAAACCAGTTAGCTACATCAATGTCGATGCGCCGCATGGTCATGATTCTTTCTTATTTGATATTCCTCGTTATATGGGTGCCGTCCGAGGATTTTTGACTGCGCCATTTATCACCGACAGCAAATCAAAACAGCCAGCAAAAAGTACAAATCAAAACAGCCAGCAAAAAGCAGGAGCGCGCTCATGA